The genomic interval AGCCGTTGAGGCTGGTATAGAGTTTATCGCTCAGGTTCTTGAGGACCCCTGTGGTCTCTTCGCTGTTTGTCGACATGGCGCTGGAGAGTTTGTCCGTATCCACACTGAGGGTGCCATTCTTTGCATAGGTGATGCCTATGGAGGAGGCATTGGTGAAAGTGGAATTTCCGGTCACGGTGGAGAATACGGCATTCGAGATATTCCTCTTCACCTGAGCGAGGGTGCTATCCCCGAACAAGGGGTTTTGATCTGAGGCGCCGGCGCTATCGGAGTTCTTGAACGTATTTTGGCTGCTGATATGAGAGATCACATTATTGATGGCCGATACCAGGGTAGATGCATTGGTTGAGATCTGGGATGTATTCTGGGTAATGGCCAGCTCTACCGGTTTCCCCTCGTTTGTGCCCGTAAGGTTGAGGGTCACCCCCGTGATCGCACTCGTTACAGAGTTGGAGGAGGACGTCATGTCATAACCGTCGATGGAAAGCATGGCATCCTGACCGGTCCTTAAGGTAGTCGTCGAAACGGCTTTGACCACGCCGAGGGTTTCGAGAATATTATTGCTGTCCGTCAGGTCGGTCACTGCCGTGCCGGTAAGTTTCAACTGCTTTTTCGCCGTCCCGTTTACCGTCACGGTCTCGACCGAAGCGGTCACGCCCGCGGGAGCGGCCGCATTGATATTGTCGGCAATGTTCTGAAGCGAATCCGTGGCGAGATTGACGGCTACATCCGTGCCTTTTATGTTTATGGTACCGCTCTGGGCGGAAGAGAGGCCGAGAAGGCTTCCCACGGTGCCCGTGGAATTTGAATAGCTGTCGCTCAAGGCATCGGGGCCGGATGGATGGGCGAGTTGTGTCGTCGCCGTATGGAGCTTCAGGGATTCAAGGAGGTCCGCTGAGCCGCCATTCTTGATCGATATGCCCGCTGAGCCCGTGTTGTTCGATTCAAGAGAAAGCC from Syntrophorhabdaceae bacterium carries:
- the fliD gene encoding flagellar filament capping protein FliD, with protein sequence MSGTVSMSGLVSNTNWSALIDSLINAEKSATENPLTESKNKYSAKLSAWQAFNTKLSALTDYIDSNKLNKAKGYNVYSPSLTSTDSSITASSILSAVVGTTVSGAGKYSIEVSQLAKAEKISSGAFASKTDALNLSGDLVINGKAVSLGTDYTLTDVATKINNSNTGVTATVLQVSGTEFRLSLESNNTGSAGISIKNGGSADLLESLKLHTATTQLAHPSGPDALSDSYSNSTGTVGSLLGLSSAQSGTINIKGTDVAVNLATDSLQNIADNINAAAPAGVTASVETVTVNGTAKKQLKLTGTAVTDLTDSNNILETLGVVKAVSTTTLRTGQDAMLSIDGYDMTSSSNSVTSAITGVTLNLTGTNEGKPVELAITQNTSQISTNASTLVSAINNVISHISSQNTFKNSDSAGASDQNPLFGDSTLAQVKRNISNAVFSTVTGNSTFTNASSIGITYAKNGTLSVDTDKLSSAMSTNSEETTGVLKNLSDKLYTSLNGYVDPASGTLVALTKTLQSEMDGIDTRISDLEARYERERVVMEARFNALEQLINTSNSTKSWLTQQASIMNKMNQ